In Thermomicrobiales bacterium, the DNA window CGATGTGGTCGTCAATCGCTGAGATGTCGAAGACTGCCACCGGGATGGCGAATGCCAGCGAGGTCGCGTTGCACAGGTCGATCAGTGGATGCAGCCGTGGGAGTGTGCCCGCTTTGCGGAACCGGCGCAGGAGCGACTCCGACGCGCAACGGTATTGCGTTGGCTTGAGCCCCATGCGGGCGAACGCGCGTCGCCAGGCCTGAATCTCAGCCAGCTGGCTCTCGGTCGTTGATTCCAGCCGCGTGTGTGCGATCTCAGTCAGGTCGGCCACGGCTGAATCGACGTTTGCGGCGCTGGTGATGCCGCCAACCCGGATGACTCCGGCAGCAAGCTCGGGGAATTCGCGCCAGATCTCGGGTGCGTGTTCGAAGTACATGGCTGCTCCTTGCGGTAGGGTGCTGGGATGCGCGTTCGATCAGGATAGGGATAATACGGGAACGACCAATCGAACAGTGGTGGGGAGGATCGCACAGGTGGCAGACCGCATCAGAATCAACGCGCGGGCGATTGTGGCGTTTCAGGATGGCGAGCATCGCATCCTGGAGAACGGCTGCGTCGTCGTCGAGGGTAACGAGATCATCCACGTCGGCAGGGATTTTGACGGCCAGGCCGATCAGACGATCGACGCGCCGGATCGCGTCATCACGCCCGGCTTCATTAATTCGCACACGCACCTGGCCGGCTCGCCGCTGGATAAGTCGTTCATCGAGGATCGCGGGCGGCGGCAGTTTGCGCTGTCCGGCCTGTCGGAGATGCTGCCGGCTCGTAGCCAGGCGATTGACCGCGAGGGGCAGGAAGCCTGCGTCGATTTCTCGATGGCCGAGCTGATCCGCACCGGCACGACGACGGTGATGGAGATCGGCCCGATC includes these proteins:
- a CDS encoding phenylalanine--tRNA ligase beta subunit-related protein; this translates as MYFEHAPEIWREFPELAAGVIRVGGITSAANVDSAVADLTEIAHTRLESTTESQLAEIQAWRRAFARMGLKPTQYRCASESLLRRFRKAGTLPRLHPLIDLCNATSLAFAIPVAVFDISAIDDHI